A single genomic interval of bacterium harbors:
- a CDS encoding sugar transferase — translation MALGILKKVFGNGNGQGGELLLPADQFRTLILHECARCDRNAHAFSLIHIDLRGSNGDNVKSRGPAVRQLSRTLVQRMRTTDEIGWLDGHSIGVFLPETGMDGARSLARDACQGFAHQIYIYPWLSNFGDDIDGGNSRRRDNGREDRRCSEEGSFEGIGESADREEQLTLHNEKTAKNDTASEAAVNKSRSDSTKTIEELVMPDRAPAWKRVYDIIGSTVLLIAFSPLLAVVALYIKIVSPGPVFFRQERIGYLGRPFTMIKFRTMRMDSDNISVHKDYLKELISTDGKAMTKLDTGKDNRLIPFAGILRRGCIDELPQLINVFKGDMSLVGPRPCLDYEAREFALWQRKRFHTVPGMTGLWQVSGKNRLTFKEMMRLDIRYANRKNAAMDLAISFKTVPAILGQVKDAVSSKLATASPEPEVRISRKWSINDLIRQMFL, via the coding sequence ATGGCTTTGGGTATTCTCAAAAAGGTGTTCGGAAACGGAAACGGCCAGGGAGGCGAACTCCTGCTGCCGGCCGACCAGTTCCGAACCCTGATCCTGCACGAGTGCGCCCGATGCGACCGGAATGCCCACGCTTTTTCCCTCATTCATATCGACCTGCGGGGCAGTAACGGTGATAATGTTAAGAGCCGGGGTCCTGCTGTCCGCCAGTTGTCAAGAACCCTGGTTCAGCGCATGCGCACCACCGACGAGATCGGGTGGCTGGACGGGCACAGTATCGGTGTCTTCCTCCCCGAGACCGGCATGGACGGTGCCCGAAGTCTTGCCAGGGATGCCTGCCAGGGGTTCGCCCACCAGATTTATATCTATCCGTGGCTCAGCAATTTTGGCGATGATATTGATGGCGGCAACTCCCGTCGCAGAGATAATGGCAGGGAAGACAGAAGATGTTCGGAAGAGGGTTCTTTTGAGGGCATCGGCGAAAGTGCTGACAGGGAAGAGCAGTTGACCCTTCATAACGAAAAAACCGCTAAGAATGATACTGCGAGCGAAGCGGCAGTTAATAAGAGTCGTTCGGATTCAACGAAAACTATCGAGGAGTTGGTCATGCCTGACCGCGCTCCTGCATGGAAAAGGGTCTACGACATTATCGGCTCAACGGTACTGCTCATAGCCTTTTCACCGCTTTTAGCCGTGGTAGCTCTTTACATCAAGATCGTATCCCCAGGGCCGGTGTTCTTCCGGCAGGAAAGGATCGGTTACCTTGGCCGCCCCTTCACCATGATCAAGTTCCGCACCATGAGGATGGATTCCGACAACATCAGCGTACACAAGGACTACCTCAAGGAGCTCATCAGCACCGACGGCAAGGCCATGACGAAGCTTGATACCGGAAAAGACAACCGGTTGATCCCTTTTGCCGGGATCCTGCGGAGAGGCTGCATCGACGAACTCCCACAACTGATTAACGTTTTCAAGGGCGATATGAGCCTGGTGGGCCCGAGACCTTGTCTGGATTACGAGGCCCGGGAGTTTGCTCTGTGGCAGCGCAAGCGTTTTCATACCGTTCCTGGTATGACCGGACTGTGGCAGGTGTCGGGTAAGAACCGCCTGACTTTCAAGGAGATGATGCGCCTTGATATCAGGTACGCAAACCGGAAGAACGCGGCCATGGATTTGGCCATATCGTTCAAAACAGTTCCGGCCATATTGGGACAGGTTAAGGATGCGGTGTCTTCAAAGCTTGCCACTGCTTCCCCTGAGCCAGAAGTTCGCATCTCGCGTAAGTGGTCCATAAACGACCTTATCCGCCAGATGTTCCTGTAG
- a CDS encoding transcription termination/antitermination NusG family protein has product MSDNNKNKYALTQDPEEESGLPAIFSPETDGKKWYVVRSKPRYEAVCVGELSKAGFEALCPMGMDYRWRRRRQETVPLFPGYVFSRFRYEDDFHKVRWLRGVLHLVQFGEAPPPAVDDDIMRFFAENMNEDGIIETDPGLLPGDKVEFLTESMRGLVGTVLRIDSAEKRVHVLMDLLYQATIKVPIYQVQQVQAL; this is encoded by the coding sequence ATGAGCGATAACAACAAAAATAAATACGCTCTGACTCAAGATCCTGAGGAAGAATCAGGTCTTCCAGCCATTTTTTCCCCGGAGACTGATGGGAAAAAATGGTACGTGGTGCGGAGCAAGCCCCGGTACGAGGCGGTTTGTGTGGGTGAGCTGTCAAAGGCCGGGTTCGAGGCCCTTTGCCCCATGGGGATGGACTACCGCTGGCGCCGCCGACGGCAGGAGACTGTTCCCCTGTTTCCAGGCTACGTTTTCAGCCGGTTTCGCTACGAGGATGACTTTCACAAGGTCCGGTGGCTGCGGGGTGTCCTTCACCTGGTGCAGTTCGGTGAGGCGCCGCCCCCTGCGGTGGATGACGATATCATGCGGTTTTTCGCTGAGAATATGAACGAAGATGGAATAATTGAAACAGATCCGGGACTTCTGCCCGGCGACAAGGTTGAGTTTCTCACTGAGTCCATGAGGGGCCTGGTGGGCACGGTTCTCAGGATCGATTCGGCCGAGAAGAGAGTCCACGTGCTCATGGACCTGCTCTATCAGGCGACGATCAAGGTGCCTATCTATCAGGTTCAGCAGGTTCAGGCTTTATAG
- a CDS encoding CpsD/CapB family tyrosine-protein kinase: MGDHDLGKAVSETIKLYNLGGDSYESGGRVIANIDKKRIDERLVVYHRPRSMESEYFRFLKSRVEQEFGSGDKGAKGRVIMVTGPNLGAGKTTCAINLALAFARSHGGQTLFMDVDSRRAMSRKYLGIMEENLPGFTDVLNMKARAGQVLVNSGMFDMVYFPSGQFSESFLDHLSSQELAVLLDNLRRRFKYIIIDAPPAFPMPEAAVIAPHCDGVFIVLRAGRDGQGDLIQAQEALEGANIMGVILNAVKKTPGQRYGAYGYYGKR; encoded by the coding sequence ATGGGTGATCACGATCTGGGCAAAGCTGTGTCCGAGACCATCAAGCTATATAACCTGGGCGGCGACAGTTACGAAAGCGGCGGCCGGGTTATCGCGAACATTGACAAGAAGCGTATTGATGAACGGCTGGTGGTATATCATCGCCCCCGTTCCATGGAGAGCGAGTATTTCCGGTTTTTAAAGTCGCGCGTGGAGCAGGAGTTTGGAAGCGGCGATAAGGGAGCAAAGGGCAGGGTGATCATGGTCACCGGTCCCAACCTTGGTGCCGGGAAGACCACCTGTGCCATCAATCTGGCCCTTGCCTTTGCCCGCTCCCACGGGGGGCAGACCCTCTTCATGGATGTGGACTCGCGCCGGGCCATGAGCAGGAAGTACCTGGGGATCATGGAAGAAAACCTGCCGGGCTTTACCGATGTTCTGAACATGAAGGCAAGGGCCGGCCAGGTGCTAGTCAACAGCGGCATGTTCGACATGGTCTACTTCCCTTCGGGGCAGTTCAGTGAATCGTTCCTGGACCACCTCAGCAGCCAGGAGCTGGCAGTGCTCCTGGACAACCTTCGCCGAAGGTTCAAGTACATCATCATTGACGCGCCCCCCGCCTTCCCCATGCCTGAAGCGGCAGTCATTGCCCCGCATTGTGACGGAGTTTTTATCGTTCTGAGGGCTGGCCGGGACGGCCAGGGGGACCTCATCCAGGCTCAGGAAGCGCTGGAAGGGGCCAACATCATGGGGGTTATCCTCAACGCCGTTAAAAAAACCCCGGGGCAGAGGTATGGGGCCTACGGATATTACGGCAAACGTTAA
- a CDS encoding GNVR domain-containing protein gives MPPEESTNELQRVFEIAWRRKWIILVPFVSIFLLVTLWALYQPNLYRSSSSMFVEAQEVPADYVRSTITDDIQTRMRSINQRLTSRTKLLTVIKKLDLYPELVEKGAPSEVLVAAMQKDLEVEIPTNRRDANFFVVHFVHRDATKAMLAVSNLVSLFVEESLQVRELQAEGTTKFIEDELEKLKTILEEQEQAVQSYKARYMGELPDQLDANLRMLDNLQLQLTSNQESQRELDGRLMMLEQEISRLEGEMDAANSISTGEGEAPVTSTTLNQLVARRDALRQRIANMESMYTDQHPDLLAARRELSRVENSLKSAREELAMVQPSSRAPVIVAPGPGYSMELNNLRRQLTEIRPRLASLQQEETALHGRITQYQRRVEAAPRREQQLTQLTRDYENTKTSYEDLLNKRMEAQMSENLEKRQKGEKFQILDAANFPEKPYLPNRPKIMAMGFAGGMGAGMGLALLLEALFPAFYSLKQVQLQVSDMPIAFAIPHISSQAERTRSRRRAAVGLLLFVGVSGLSIYLLNRYVVDLGEFMNVVKTNVKGML, from the coding sequence ATGCCCCCTGAAGAGTCAACGAACGAACTGCAAAGGGTCTTCGAGATCGCCTGGAGACGCAAGTGGATCATCCTGGTCCCCTTTGTGTCTATTTTCCTCCTGGTGACCTTGTGGGCCCTCTATCAGCCCAACTTGTACAGGAGCAGCTCTTCCATGTTCGTGGAGGCCCAGGAGGTTCCCGCTGACTATGTGCGGTCAACCATAACCGACGACATCCAGACACGCATGAGATCCATCAACCAGCGGCTGACCAGCCGGACAAAGCTGCTCACCGTTATTAAGAAGCTCGATCTTTACCCCGAGCTCGTGGAAAAGGGTGCTCCCAGCGAGGTGCTCGTGGCCGCCATGCAGAAGGACCTGGAGGTGGAGATTCCCACCAACCGGAGGGACGCCAACTTCTTCGTGGTCCACTTTGTCCACCGTGACGCCACCAAGGCCATGCTGGCGGTCTCCAACCTGGTATCCCTGTTCGTGGAAGAGAGCCTGCAGGTCCGGGAGCTCCAGGCCGAGGGCACCACGAAGTTCATCGAAGATGAGTTGGAAAAGCTCAAAACCATCCTCGAGGAGCAGGAGCAGGCGGTGCAGAGCTACAAGGCGAGGTACATGGGGGAGCTTCCCGATCAGCTGGACGCAAACCTCAGGATGCTCGACAACCTCCAGCTTCAGCTTACCAGCAACCAGGAGTCCCAGCGTGAGCTGGACGGCAGGCTCATGATGCTGGAGCAGGAGATAAGCCGCCTGGAGGGGGAAATGGATGCGGCCAACTCCATTTCCACAGGGGAAGGGGAGGCTCCCGTCACCAGCACGACCCTTAACCAGTTGGTCGCCCGGCGGGACGCCCTTCGTCAGCGCATCGCCAACATGGAGTCCATGTACACAGACCAGCACCCCGACCTTCTGGCCGCGCGCCGGGAACTGTCTCGCGTGGAGAACAGTCTGAAGTCGGCCAGGGAGGAACTGGCCATGGTTCAGCCCTCCTCCCGGGCCCCGGTGATTGTAGCACCTGGCCCCGGGTACTCCATGGAGCTTAACAACCTTCGCCGCCAGCTCACCGAGATCAGGCCCCGTCTGGCTTCCCTTCAGCAGGAGGAGACGGCACTGCACGGGAGGATCACCCAGTACCAGCGGCGCGTCGAGGCGGCGCCCCGGAGAGAGCAGCAGCTGACCCAGCTAACCAGGGATTACGAGAACACCAAGACGAGCTACGAGGACCTTCTCAACAAGAGGATGGAAGCCCAGATGTCCGAGAACCTGGAAAAGCGCCAGAAAGGCGAGAAGTTCCAGATTTTAGACGCGGCCAATTTTCCGGAAAAACCGTACCTTCCCAACCGACCCAAAATCATGGCCATGGGTTTTGCCGGGGGCATGGGCGCCGGCATGGGGCTGGCCCTTCTCCTCGAAGCGCTTTTTCCGGCCTTTTACTCTTTAAAACAGGTGCAGCTGCAGGTAAGCGACATGCCCATCGCCTTTGCCATCCCGCACATCTCCAGCCAGGCAGAGCGTACCCGGAGCAGGCGCAGGGCAGCGGTGGGGTTGCTCCTTTTCGTGGGAGTCTCTGGTTTGTCGATCTATCTCCTCAACCGCTATGTGGTTGACCTGGGAGAGTTCATGAATGTGGTCAAAACCAACGTGAAGGGGATGCTGTAA
- a CDS encoding polysaccharide biosynthesis/export family protein: protein MKTRKGKAALAALLTLFFCGALLVSVPSATFGKEKVPAARNKPAGDYQLGAGDLIQVVVWKNEEVSGEFRVRPDGKFSMPLIGDILAQGNTTDGTSMQIEQKLKLFIEAPYVSIIVVEAASNRIYILGEVTNPGTYAIDGSLTALQALALAGGFTEFASREKMVLVRGVGESQRNIPLSYTKMLREPDVKFNPVLERGDTLVVP from the coding sequence ATGAAAACTAGAAAGGGAAAAGCGGCACTGGCAGCCTTACTGACCCTGTTCTTTTGCGGAGCATTACTTGTGAGTGTCCCGTCTGCCACTTTTGGCAAGGAGAAAGTTCCGGCGGCACGTAATAAACCCGCTGGGGATTACCAGCTGGGAGCCGGCGACCTCATCCAGGTAGTCGTCTGGAAAAATGAAGAGGTTTCAGGAGAGTTTCGGGTTCGGCCTGACGGCAAATTCTCCATGCCCCTTATCGGAGACATCCTTGCCCAGGGCAACACCACCGATGGCACCAGCATGCAGATCGAGCAGAAACTAAAGCTTTTCATCGAAGCACCCTATGTGAGCATCATTGTTGTGGAGGCTGCCTCCAACCGGATCTACATTCTGGGGGAGGTGACCAACCCTGGAACCTACGCCATTGATGGATCCCTGACGGCGCTCCAGGCTCTGGCCCTGGCGGGCGGTTTTACCGAGTTCGCCAGCAGGGAGAAAATGGTCCTGGTCAGGGGGGTGGGTGAGAGCCAGAGGAATATCCCCTTGAGCTACACGAAGATGCTCAGGGAACCGGATGTTAAGTTCAACCCGGTTTTAGAGCGCGGGGACACGCTGGTTGTTCCGTGA
- a CDS encoding sigma-54 dependent transcriptional regulator, with product MEKFPGEIQLLENFDHLDSTLGSSVWNLLILDHTNCDFRVEELIRSLKMEHPTLPVIVICGDTAQDAIEVMRLGVADYLIKPVRKDRLFSSVQGILDVDRRKRGPEEALESGSKEEENDREPLPYEVIFEGSAKMAAVGQVVDKILDVDLPVLITGESGTGKEIVAKYIHGKSSRKGPFIKVNCAAIPSELLESELFGYERGAFTGAYRRKPGKFEAADGGVLFLDEISELFYPLQSKLLHVLQDGTVTTLGSTREVKVDVRIIVATNQDLEECVQRGSFRDDLFFRLNVVHINVPPLRERLRQLETLIDYFRDKFARQYNKTPVHLDDDAKNFLFNYRWPGNIRELENTIRRATVLGGANLRGHMNGLDQITTAQHPDQFPVPYNKADLPGAYPPGTLPPGTLPKDTYPKSTNPTNNPFPADAALDQSSPKISGNDENTVFPNGLNLKEIAKEAALAAEREAIARVLQQTRWNRKKTAQILSVSYKTLLTKIKETGLDEN from the coding sequence ATGGAAAAGTTTCCCGGGGAGATCCAACTGCTGGAGAACTTTGATCATCTGGACTCCACACTGGGGAGCAGCGTCTGGAATCTCTTGATCCTCGACCACACCAACTGCGATTTCCGGGTTGAGGAGCTCATCCGGTCATTGAAAATGGAGCATCCGACCCTCCCTGTCATCGTCATCTGTGGAGATACCGCCCAGGACGCTATCGAGGTCATGCGGCTGGGTGTTGCGGATTACCTGATAAAGCCGGTGAGAAAGGACCGTTTATTCTCAAGTGTTCAGGGGATCCTGGATGTTGACCGCCGCAAAAGGGGGCCAGAGGAAGCACTGGAGTCTGGTTCTAAAGAGGAGGAGAACGATCGGGAGCCTCTTCCATATGAGGTTATTTTTGAAGGGTCCGCAAAAATGGCCGCTGTGGGTCAGGTGGTGGACAAGATCCTGGATGTTGATCTCCCGGTTCTTATTACGGGGGAAAGCGGGACCGGCAAGGAGATCGTAGCCAAATACATCCACGGTAAATCCAGTCGCAAGGGCCCTTTCATCAAGGTGAACTGCGCTGCCATTCCTTCGGAATTGCTTGAAAGTGAACTTTTCGGATATGAACGCGGCGCTTTTACGGGCGCCTATCGCCGCAAGCCCGGGAAGTTCGAAGCGGCTGATGGGGGGGTTCTGTTCCTGGACGAGATCAGCGAACTTTTCTATCCCCTTCAGTCCAAGCTGCTCCACGTTCTTCAGGATGGGACGGTTACCACACTGGGTTCCACAAGGGAAGTGAAGGTAGATGTCCGTATCATTGTTGCCACCAATCAGGACCTTGAAGAGTGCGTTCAAAGAGGATCTTTCCGTGACGACCTGTTCTTCCGTCTCAACGTTGTCCATATCAATGTGCCTCCGCTCCGCGAACGTCTCAGGCAGCTGGAAACTCTTATCGACTATTTCAGGGACAAGTTCGCGCGGCAGTACAACAAAACTCCGGTCCACCTGGACGACGACGCGAAAAACTTTCTTTTCAACTATCGGTGGCCCGGCAACATACGGGAACTGGAGAACACCATTCGTCGGGCAACGGTATTGGGAGGCGCAAACCTCCGGGGGCACATGAACGGTCTGGATCAGATAACGACAGCCCAGCATCCGGATCAATTTCCGGTTCCTTACAACAAAGCCGATCTTCCAGGCGCCTATCCACCAGGCACCCTTCCACCAGGCACTCTTCCAAAAGACACCTATCCAAAAAGCACTAATCCAACAAATAACCCTTTTCCAGCAGACGCTGCCCTGGATCAAAGCTCTCCCAAAATCTCTGGTAACGATGAAAACACAGTTTTCCCCAATGGTCTTAACCTGAAGGAGATCGCCAAGGAGGCTGCTCTTGCTGCCGAAAGGGAGGCCATTGCCAGGGTTCTGCAGCAGACGCGTTGGAACAGGAAAAAAACGGCGCAGATCCTCAGTGTCAGTTACAAGACTCTGCTCACCAAGATCAAGGAGACGGGACTCGATGAAAACTAG
- a CDS encoding sigma-54 dependent transcriptional regulator: MVIEDDPMVRKLLQAGLEEGGRKLFMAASCEEAFAQIDSGSVPEIILLDLSLPGMGGIEFLKVVRQRYPLIRAIVLSADDGVDTIVEAMRLGALDFIPKPFKLENVRIAVNEALQYRQLQVEIDRGQQRNAFHDDACFLYTSSAMASIMETIQRVASTTVPVLITGASGVGKELVAREIHQRSDRRNGPFVKVNCAALPANLLEGELFGFEKGAFTGAVKSKPAKFERANDGTFFLDEIGELELELQSKLLHVLQDGSFTRLGSNRMLKSRARMVVATNRNIESAVNKGEFRSDLYYRLNVIRIHVPPLCERPSDIMVLADHFLHRTNQKFGKSVEFDDETRYYLLRHRWPGNVRELENAVSRYVVLGKLGSGFELAGAPRIELPESVEKPDSTLDPDVGSAPEKIEGSEVNQKHPHEGMPLKEIARIAARKAERKAILSVLEATRWNRSRAALILKISYKALLYKIKDCGIVIP; this comes from the coding sequence ATGGTCATCGAGGATGATCCGATGGTACGAAAACTTCTTCAGGCAGGTCTTGAAGAAGGCGGTCGAAAGCTGTTCATGGCTGCGAGCTGTGAAGAAGCCTTTGCCCAGATCGATTCGGGATCAGTGCCGGAGATAATCCTCCTGGACCTTTCTCTGCCGGGGATGGGCGGTATAGAGTTCCTGAAGGTCGTTCGTCAACGTTACCCTTTGATCAGGGCTATCGTCCTGTCAGCTGACGATGGAGTGGACACCATCGTTGAAGCCATGAGGCTGGGGGCGCTGGATTTTATTCCTAAGCCGTTCAAGCTGGAAAATGTGCGTATCGCAGTTAACGAGGCGCTTCAGTATCGCCAGCTCCAGGTGGAGATCGACCGGGGCCAGCAGCGCAACGCTTTTCACGACGATGCGTGTTTCCTGTACACAAGCAGCGCCATGGCGTCGATCATGGAAACTATTCAGCGGGTCGCCTCCACCACTGTTCCGGTGCTCATAACCGGGGCGAGCGGGGTGGGTAAGGAGTTGGTGGCTCGGGAGATCCATCAGCGTTCGGACCGGAGAAATGGTCCCTTTGTGAAGGTGAACTGCGCGGCCTTGCCTGCTAATTTGCTGGAGGGAGAGCTTTTCGGGTTTGAGAAGGGTGCCTTTACGGGCGCGGTTAAATCCAAACCGGCCAAATTCGAAAGGGCAAACGACGGTACATTTTTTTTAGACGAGATCGGCGAACTGGAACTGGAACTCCAGTCAAAACTCCTTCACGTTCTCCAGGATGGGAGTTTTACAAGGCTTGGCAGCAACAGGATGCTCAAATCCAGGGCGAGGATGGTTGTCGCCACCAACCGTAATATAGAGAGTGCGGTCAATAAGGGTGAGTTTCGTTCCGATCTGTATTATCGGCTCAACGTCATCCGGATCCACGTTCCTCCCCTGTGTGAGCGCCCCTCGGACATCATGGTCCTTGCCGACCATTTCCTTCATCGCACCAATCAGAAGTTCGGAAAGAGTGTGGAATTTGACGATGAGACAAGATATTATCTCCTGAGGCACCGGTGGCCTGGTAACGTCAGAGAGCTTGAAAACGCTGTGAGCAGATACGTGGTTCTGGGTAAGCTGGGCAGCGGGTTTGAACTTGCCGGAGCGCCCCGGATCGAACTTCCTGAATCTGTTGAAAAGCCGGACAGTACCCTGGATCCTGATGTGGGATCAGCTCCAGAGAAAATCGAAGGTTCTGAAGTAAACCAGAAGCACCCTCACGAGGGCATGCCCCTGAAAGAGATAGCCCGAATTGCGGCCCGCAAAGCGGAGAGGAAGGCTATCCTCAGTGTTCTTGAGGCCACCCGGTGGAACCGATCCAGGGCGGCCCTGATCCTCAAGATCAGTTACAAGGCTCTCCTCTACAAGATCAAGGATTGTGGTATTGTGATACCCTAG
- a CDS encoding class I SAM-dependent methyltransferase, with protein sequence MTKLESPERKSLQNIDDFLGLVRSLRWRTCADIGCGIGYYTLPIAEQWRNSRKVIAVDRSTPVLEELDKRVDNLELTNVQILQTVSDRIPIEDASIDLVNLGNVYHEVKGRLAFLKEVHRILKPGGTLLLIDWDPEEDLGVGPPIGDRISREHVLQNLGFAGFVNVKDHFVFVGHYALTAKRVGRK encoded by the coding sequence TTGACCAAACTTGAATCCCCTGAGCGAAAGTCTCTCCAGAACATAGACGATTTCCTTGGTCTGGTGCGCAGCTTGCGTTGGCGGACCTGTGCGGATATCGGGTGCGGGATTGGGTACTACACACTTCCCATTGCCGAACAGTGGAGAAATTCACGTAAGGTTATCGCCGTGGATCGCAGTACACCCGTGCTGGAGGAACTGGATAAGCGTGTGGACAATCTGGAACTGACCAATGTCCAGATCCTCCAGACCGTGAGCGACAGGATCCCTATCGAGGATGCGTCCATTGACCTTGTTAACCTCGGTAACGTTTATCATGAGGTTAAAGGACGCCTGGCTTTCCTCAAGGAGGTCCACCGGATCCTGAAACCTGGGGGTACCCTGCTTCTCATCGACTGGGACCCGGAGGAGGATCTGGGAGTAGGCCCCCCCATCGGCGATCGTATATCCAGGGAGCACGTTCTGCAGAACCTGGGGTTTGCCGGGTTCGTCAATGTGAAAGACCACTTCGTGTTCGTTGGTCACTACGCGCTGACAGCGAAGAGGGTGGGACGTAAGTAG
- a CDS encoding KamA family radical SAM protein, with translation MLTKDLKKDIKKVTARYPALINDYYNELASIAGTPIVRQVMPDIEELSPDNEMMAEDPVGEDLYSPVPNLTHRYQDRVLLLISDRCPIYCRFCTRKRKVGRSLRVTDETVREGIDYIKKHPGIRDVLLSGGDPLMLENERLDQILSEIRDIPHVEILRIGTRVPAAYPERVSADLAALLGGFSPLYIHTHFNHPAEITTQSREACRVLADAGIPLGNQTVLLGGINDDPDTLEKLFRELLLMRVRPYYLFQMDAVRGTRHFSTPLMTGVRIMEELHRRTSPMALPTFVVDLPDGQGKVFPTHTSILFPGTPEQAIITWDGKVVPYPD, from the coding sequence ATGCTTACTAAAGATTTGAAGAAAGATATTAAGAAGGTCACGGCCAGATACCCTGCACTGATAAACGACTACTACAATGAACTGGCCAGTATCGCTGGAACACCGATCGTCAGGCAGGTGATGCCCGACATTGAGGAGTTATCGCCCGACAATGAGATGATGGCTGAAGATCCCGTGGGCGAGGATCTTTACTCCCCTGTACCAAACCTGACCCATCGCTACCAGGACAGAGTGCTCCTGCTCATATCCGATCGCTGCCCTATCTATTGCCGGTTCTGCACCAGGAAAAGAAAAGTAGGCCGGTCACTGCGCGTTACTGATGAAACAGTTCGGGAGGGGATCGATTACATAAAAAAGCATCCCGGGATCAGAGACGTGCTTCTATCGGGCGGCGACCCCCTCATGCTGGAAAATGAACGGCTGGATCAGATCCTTTCAGAGATCAGGGATATCCCCCATGTGGAGATCCTTCGGATCGGAACACGAGTCCCGGCCGCATATCCGGAAAGGGTATCGGCTGATCTTGCAGCCTTGCTCGGCGGCTTTTCGCCCCTGTACATTCATACCCACTTTAATCACCCCGCCGAGATAACCACCCAGTCCAGGGAAGCCTGCAGAGTTCTTGCCGATGCCGGGATCCCTCTGGGTAACCAGACCGTCCTTCTGGGGGGCATCAACGACGACCCCGATACATTGGAAAAACTTTTCAGGGAACTGCTCCTGATGAGGGTAAGACCCTACTATCTGTTCCAGATGGATGCAGTCAGGGGAACCAGGCACTTTAGCACCCCTCTCATGACAGGTGTCAGGATCATGGAAGAACTGCACAGAAGAACCTCTCCCATGGCCTTGCCCACCTTTGTTGTGGACCTGCCTGACGGCCAGGGAAAAGTCTTCCCGACCCACACTTCGATCCTCTTTCCAGGCACCCCGGAGCAGGCCATTATCACATGGGACGGGAAGGTGGTGCCATACCCGGACTGA